Proteins from one Meriones unguiculatus strain TT.TT164.6M chromosome 10, Bangor_MerUng_6.1, whole genome shotgun sequence genomic window:
- the Anp32e gene encoding acidic leucine-rich nuclear phosphoprotein 32 family member E isoform X4, with protein MEMKKKINLELKNRAPEEVTELVLDNCLCVNGEIEGLNDTFKELEFLSMANVELSSLARLPSLNKLRKLELSDNIISGGLEVLAEKCPNLTYLNLSGNKIKDLSTVEALQNLKKLKSLDLLNCEITNLEDYRESIFELLQQITYLDGFDQEHNEAPDSEEEDDEDGDEDEEDEDEDEAGPPEGYEEEEDEEEDEDEAGSEVGEGEEEDEEDDDDYVDEGEEEEEEEDEGVRGEKRKRDAEDDGEEDD; from the exons AtggagatgaagaagaagatCAACCTGGAGTTGAAGAACAGAGCCCCGGAGGAG GTGACAGAGTTAGTCCTTGATAATTGCTTGTGTGTCAATGGGGAAATTGAAGGCCTGAATGACACCTTTAAAGAACTGGAGTTTCTTAGCATGGCCAACGTGGAATTAAGTTCCTTGGCCCGGCTACCCAGCTTAAATAAACTTCGGAAG TTGGAACTTAGCGACAATATAATTTCTGGAGGCTTGGAAGTCCTGGCAGAGAAATGTCCGAATCTTACCTACCTCAATCTGAgtggaaacaaaattaaagatCTCAGTACAGTAGAAGCACTG caaaatcttaaaaaattgaAAAGCCTCGACTTGCTTAACTGTGAGATCACCAACCTGGAAGATTACAGAGAAAGTATTTTTGAACTGCTGCAGCAGATCACGTACCTAGACGGATTCGATCAGGAGCACAATGAGGCACCTGACTCGGAAGAGGAGGATGATGAGG atggagatgaggatgaggaagacGAGGATGAAGATGAAGCTGGTCCACCTGAAGGatatgaagaggaggaagatgaagaggaagatgaggatgAAGCAGGCTCAGaagtgggagagggagaagaggag gatgaagaagatgatgatgattacGTTGacgaaggggaggaagaagaagaagagg AAGACGAGGGTGTgcggggagagaagaggaagcgAGATGCTGAAGATGATGGAGAGGAGGACGACTAG
- the Anp32e gene encoding acidic leucine-rich nuclear phosphoprotein 32 family member E isoform X2: MEMKKKINLELKNRAPEEVTELVLDNCLCVNGEIEGLNDTFKELEFLSMANVELSSLARLPSLNKLRKLELSDNIISGGLEVLAEKCPNLTYLNLSGNKIKDLSTVEALQNLKKLKSLDLLNCEITNLEDYRESIFELLQQITYLDGFDQEHNEAPDSEEEDDEDGDEDEEDEDEDEAGPPEGYEEEEDEEEDEDEAGSEVGEGEEEVGLSYLMKDEIQDEEDDDDYVDEGEEEEEEEDEGVRGEKRKRDAEDDGEEDD; this comes from the exons AtggagatgaagaagaagatCAACCTGGAGTTGAAGAACAGAGCCCCGGAGGAG GTGACAGAGTTAGTCCTTGATAATTGCTTGTGTGTCAATGGGGAAATTGAAGGCCTGAATGACACCTTTAAAGAACTGGAGTTTCTTAGCATGGCCAACGTGGAATTAAGTTCCTTGGCCCGGCTACCCAGCTTAAATAAACTTCGGAAG TTGGAACTTAGCGACAATATAATTTCTGGAGGCTTGGAAGTCCTGGCAGAGAAATGTCCGAATCTTACCTACCTCAATCTGAgtggaaacaaaattaaagatCTCAGTACAGTAGAAGCACTG caaaatcttaaaaaattgaAAAGCCTCGACTTGCTTAACTGTGAGATCACCAACCTGGAAGATTACAGAGAAAGTATTTTTGAACTGCTGCAGCAGATCACGTACCTAGACGGATTCGATCAGGAGCACAATGAGGCACCTGACTCGGAAGAGGAGGATGATGAGG atggagatgaggatgaggaagacGAGGATGAAGATGAAGCTGGTCCACCTGAAGGatatgaagaggaggaagatgaagaggaagatgaggatgAAGCAGGCTCAGaagtgggagagggagaagaggaggtggGCCTCTCATACTTAATGAAAGACGAGATTCAG gatgaagaagatgatgatgattacGTTGacgaaggggaggaagaagaagaagagg AAGACGAGGGTGTgcggggagagaagaggaagcgAGATGCTGAAGATGATGGAGAGGAGGACGACTAG
- the Anp32e gene encoding acidic leucine-rich nuclear phosphoprotein 32 family member E isoform X3, which yields MEMKKKINLELKNRAPEEVTELVLDNCLCVNGEIEGLNDTFKELEFLSMANVELSSLARLPSLNKLRKLELSDNIISGGLEVLAEKCPNLTYLNLSGNKIKDLSTVEALQNLKKLKSLDLLNCEITNLEDYRESIFELLQQITYLDGFDQEHNEAPDSEEEDDEDGDEDEEDEDEDEAGPPEGYEEEEDEEEDEDEAGSEVGEGEEEPKELSEQDEEDDDDYVDEGEEEEEEEDEGVRGEKRKRDAEDDGEEDD from the exons AtggagatgaagaagaagatCAACCTGGAGTTGAAGAACAGAGCCCCGGAGGAG GTGACAGAGTTAGTCCTTGATAATTGCTTGTGTGTCAATGGGGAAATTGAAGGCCTGAATGACACCTTTAAAGAACTGGAGTTTCTTAGCATGGCCAACGTGGAATTAAGTTCCTTGGCCCGGCTACCCAGCTTAAATAAACTTCGGAAG TTGGAACTTAGCGACAATATAATTTCTGGAGGCTTGGAAGTCCTGGCAGAGAAATGTCCGAATCTTACCTACCTCAATCTGAgtggaaacaaaattaaagatCTCAGTACAGTAGAAGCACTG caaaatcttaaaaaattgaAAAGCCTCGACTTGCTTAACTGTGAGATCACCAACCTGGAAGATTACAGAGAAAGTATTTTTGAACTGCTGCAGCAGATCACGTACCTAGACGGATTCGATCAGGAGCACAATGAGGCACCTGACTCGGAAGAGGAGGATGATGAGG atggagatgaggatgaggaagacGAGGATGAAGATGAAGCTGGTCCACCTGAAGGatatgaagaggaggaagatgaagaggaagatgaggatgAAGCAGGCTCAGaagtgggagagggagaagaggag cccAAGGAACTCTCAGAGCAG gatgaagaagatgatgatgattacGTTGacgaaggggaggaagaagaagaagagg AAGACGAGGGTGTgcggggagagaagaggaagcgAGATGCTGAAGATGATGGAGAGGAGGACGACTAG
- the Anp32e gene encoding acidic leucine-rich nuclear phosphoprotein 32 family member E isoform X1 → MEMKKKINLELKNRAPEEVTELVLDNCLCVNGEIEGLNDTFKELEFLSMANVELSSLARLPSLNKLRKLELSDNIISGGLEVLAEKCPNLTYLNLSGNKIKDLSTVEALQNLKKLKSLDLLNCEITNLEDYRESIFELLQQITYLDGFDQEHNEAPDSEEEDDEDGDEDEEDEDEDEAGPPEGYEEEEDEEEDEDEAGSEVGEGEEEVGLSYLMKDEIQPKELSEQDEEDDDDYVDEGEEEEEEEDEGVRGEKRKRDAEDDGEEDD, encoded by the exons AtggagatgaagaagaagatCAACCTGGAGTTGAAGAACAGAGCCCCGGAGGAG GTGACAGAGTTAGTCCTTGATAATTGCTTGTGTGTCAATGGGGAAATTGAAGGCCTGAATGACACCTTTAAAGAACTGGAGTTTCTTAGCATGGCCAACGTGGAATTAAGTTCCTTGGCCCGGCTACCCAGCTTAAATAAACTTCGGAAG TTGGAACTTAGCGACAATATAATTTCTGGAGGCTTGGAAGTCCTGGCAGAGAAATGTCCGAATCTTACCTACCTCAATCTGAgtggaaacaaaattaaagatCTCAGTACAGTAGAAGCACTG caaaatcttaaaaaattgaAAAGCCTCGACTTGCTTAACTGTGAGATCACCAACCTGGAAGATTACAGAGAAAGTATTTTTGAACTGCTGCAGCAGATCACGTACCTAGACGGATTCGATCAGGAGCACAATGAGGCACCTGACTCGGAAGAGGAGGATGATGAGG atggagatgaggatgaggaagacGAGGATGAAGATGAAGCTGGTCCACCTGAAGGatatgaagaggaggaagatgaagaggaagatgaggatgAAGCAGGCTCAGaagtgggagagggagaagaggaggtggGCCTCTCATACTTAATGAAAGACGAGATTCAG cccAAGGAACTCTCAGAGCAG gatgaagaagatgatgatgattacGTTGacgaaggggaggaagaagaagaagagg AAGACGAGGGTGTgcggggagagaagaggaagcgAGATGCTGAAGATGATGGAGAGGAGGACGACTAG
- the Anp32e gene encoding acidic leucine-rich nuclear phosphoprotein 32 family member E isoform X5: MEMKKKINLELKNRAPEEVTELVLDNCLCVNGEIEGLNDTFKELEFLSMANVELSSLARLPSLNKLRKLELSDNIISGGLEVLAEKCPNLTYLNLSGNKIKDLSTVEALMEMRMRKTRMKMKLVHLKDMKRRKMKRKMRMKQAQKWEREKRRWASHT; this comes from the exons AtggagatgaagaagaagatCAACCTGGAGTTGAAGAACAGAGCCCCGGAGGAG GTGACAGAGTTAGTCCTTGATAATTGCTTGTGTGTCAATGGGGAAATTGAAGGCCTGAATGACACCTTTAAAGAACTGGAGTTTCTTAGCATGGCCAACGTGGAATTAAGTTCCTTGGCCCGGCTACCCAGCTTAAATAAACTTCGGAAG TTGGAACTTAGCGACAATATAATTTCTGGAGGCTTGGAAGTCCTGGCAGAGAAATGTCCGAATCTTACCTACCTCAATCTGAgtggaaacaaaattaaagatCTCAGTACAGTAGAAGCACTG atggagatgaggatgaggaagacGAGGATGAAGATGAAGCTGGTCCACCTGAAGGatatgaagaggaggaagatgaagaggaagatgaggatgAAGCAGGCTCAGaagtgggagagggagaagaggaggtggGCCTCTCATACTTAA
- the Ca14 gene encoding carbonic anhydrase 14 isoform X1 gives MLSLPGAVATPPPLCTQMGFIRQTKPHPHPGSTGTWTQASPRDGGGDRHQRKTARKTNSRPTSGPPQSRLFPASCPTPPRDVLRRQENGNTVSWEGEVTWILAADGGHHWTYEGPHGQEHWPTSYPECGGNAQSPVDIQTDSVVFDPDLPAVQPHGYEQPGTEPLDLRNNGHTVQLSLPPSLHLGGLPRKFTAAQLHLHWGQKGSQEGSEHQIDGEATAAELHVVHYDSESYGSLAEAAQEPQGLAVLGILIEVGESENPAYDHILSHLHEIRYKDQKTSVAPFNVRELLPGQLEQFFRYNGSLTTPPCYQSVLWTVFSRRAQISAGQLEKLQGTLLSTEEEPSEALAQNYRVPQPLNQRTIFVSFIQVGSLSTTGEMLGLGVGILAGCLCLLLAAYFIARKIRKKRLGNRKSVVFTSARATTEA, from the exons ATGCTGTCTCTCCCTGGCGCGGTGGCAACCCCTCCCCCGCTGTGCACACAAATGGGCTTTATACGGCAAACAAAACCGCACCCCCACCCAGGCTCCACGGGCACGTGGACCCAAGCCTCACCAAGGGACGGGGGTGGCGACAGGCACCAGAGAAAGACGGCGCGGAAGACAAACTCTCGCCCCACTTCTGGCCCTCCACAGTCCAGATT GTTCCCCGCCAGCTGTCCCACACCACCCAGGGATGTGCTCCGCAGGCAGGAGAATGGGAACACGGTGTCCTGGGAGGGAGAG GTGACTTGGATCCTGGCTGCAGATGGGG GTCACCACTGGACATATGAAG GCCCACATGGCCAGGAGCATTGGCCAACCTCTTACCCCGAGTGTGGAGGCAATGCCCAGTCCCCCGTCGATATCCAGACAGACAGTGTGGTGTTTGATCCTGACCTGCCTGCTGTACAGCCCCACGGATATGAGCAGCCTGGTACTGAGCCTTTGGATCTACGCAACAATGGCCATACAG TGCAGCTCTCCCTGCCCCCAAGCCTGCACCTGGGTGGACTGCCCCGAAAGTTTACAGCAGCCCAGCTCCACCTGCACTGGGGTCAGAAAGGATCCCAAGAGGGATCAGAGCACCAGATCGACGGCGAAGCCACGGCTGCAGAG ctCCATGTGGTCCATTATGACTCGGAGTCCTATGGCAGCTTGGCTGAGGCTGCTCAGGAGCCTCagggcctggctgtcctgggcatCCTGATTGAG GTGGGCGAGAGTGAGAATCCAGCTTATGACCACATTCTGAGTCACCTGCATGAAATAAGATATAAAG ATCAGAAGACCTCAGTGGCCCCCTTCAATGTGAGAGAGCTGCTCCCTGGGCAGCTGGAGCAGTTCTTCCGCTACAACGGCTCGCTCACGACTCCCCCCTGCTACCAGAGTGTACTCTGGACAGTCTTCAGCAGAAGGGCCCAGATTTCAGCGGGGCAG TTGGAGAAGCTCCAGGGGACATTGCTCTCTACAGAAGAGGAGCCATCTGAGGCTCTTGCACAGAACTACAGAGTCCCCCAGCCTCTCAACCAGAGGACCATCTTTGTTTCCTTCATTCAAG TGGGATCACTGTCCACCACAG GAGAGATGCTGGGTCTTGGTGTGGGAATCTTGGCTGGatgtctctgccttctgctggCTGCTTATTTCATTGCTCGAAAAATTAG GAAGAAGAGGCTGGGAAACAGGAAAAGTGTGGTCTTCACCTCAGCACGGGCTACCACGGAGGcataa
- the Ca14 gene encoding carbonic anhydrase 14 isoform X2 produces MCWLVRESRGGTGHVLPDRPTHTLIPSGSEENLTTRQGHHWTYEGPHGQEHWPTSYPECGGNAQSPVDIQTDSVVFDPDLPAVQPHGYEQPGTEPLDLRNNGHTVQLSLPPSLHLGGLPRKFTAAQLHLHWGQKGSQEGSEHQIDGEATAAELHVVHYDSESYGSLAEAAQEPQGLAVLGILIEVGESENPAYDHILSHLHEIRYKDQKTSVAPFNVRELLPGQLEQFFRYNGSLTTPPCYQSVLWTVFSRRAQISAGQLEKLQGTLLSTEEEPSEALAQNYRVPQPLNQRTIFVSFIQVGSLSTTGEMLGLGVGILAGCLCLLLAAYFIARKIRKKRLGNRKSVVFTSARATTEA; encoded by the exons ATGTGCTGGCTGGTTAGGGAGAGCAGGGGTGGGACGGGGCACGTGCTCCCAGACCGCCCAACTCACACCCTGATTCCCAGCGGATCCGAGGAAAACCTCACTACCCGCCAAG GTCACCACTGGACATATGAAG GCCCACATGGCCAGGAGCATTGGCCAACCTCTTACCCCGAGTGTGGAGGCAATGCCCAGTCCCCCGTCGATATCCAGACAGACAGTGTGGTGTTTGATCCTGACCTGCCTGCTGTACAGCCCCACGGATATGAGCAGCCTGGTACTGAGCCTTTGGATCTACGCAACAATGGCCATACAG TGCAGCTCTCCCTGCCCCCAAGCCTGCACCTGGGTGGACTGCCCCGAAAGTTTACAGCAGCCCAGCTCCACCTGCACTGGGGTCAGAAAGGATCCCAAGAGGGATCAGAGCACCAGATCGACGGCGAAGCCACGGCTGCAGAG ctCCATGTGGTCCATTATGACTCGGAGTCCTATGGCAGCTTGGCTGAGGCTGCTCAGGAGCCTCagggcctggctgtcctgggcatCCTGATTGAG GTGGGCGAGAGTGAGAATCCAGCTTATGACCACATTCTGAGTCACCTGCATGAAATAAGATATAAAG ATCAGAAGACCTCAGTGGCCCCCTTCAATGTGAGAGAGCTGCTCCCTGGGCAGCTGGAGCAGTTCTTCCGCTACAACGGCTCGCTCACGACTCCCCCCTGCTACCAGAGTGTACTCTGGACAGTCTTCAGCAGAAGGGCCCAGATTTCAGCGGGGCAG TTGGAGAAGCTCCAGGGGACATTGCTCTCTACAGAAGAGGAGCCATCTGAGGCTCTTGCACAGAACTACAGAGTCCCCCAGCCTCTCAACCAGAGGACCATCTTTGTTTCCTTCATTCAAG TGGGATCACTGTCCACCACAG GAGAGATGCTGGGTCTTGGTGTGGGAATCTTGGCTGGatgtctctgccttctgctggCTGCTTATTTCATTGCTCGAAAAATTAG GAAGAAGAGGCTGGGAAACAGGAAAAGTGTGGTCTTCACCTCAGCACGGGCTACCACGGAGGcataa